The genomic interval caaatataaaacaaggcatcgttattagtaaagatatctttaaaattgcaacatttttattaatgctttatccaagaattgtggccctttgcttaggtgagcttTTTATGGCCATCATGGCCCTTTTGTTATACATACATTGTAGATTTATATGAATTACACATATCACTTTTACGATTCTTTACAGATATCCTAGTGTGATCGCTTTAGAGAGAACGTGTTTCTGTGTACCCTGACAGGATCTTACAAAAGAAGCAAAAATGGAATTGAACACAAATTACTCATCTTTCAGTTGTGGGGTATGTAACACTGCATTTACTACGAAGAGCTACTTAGAAGATCATATGAAAACTCATGATGGAGAGAAGCAGTTCAAATGCGAAATATGTGAAGCGACATTTACGAGGAACTTTAATTTACAACTTCACATTCGAACGCACACAGGAGAAAAACCGTTTAAatgtgagatatgtgatgccGCATTTGCTCGGAACTCTCATTTACGACTCCACATGCGAACGCACACAGGAGAAAAGCCATTCAAATGTGAGGTATGTGATACGGCGTTTGCACTGTCATTTACGAACACACATGCGAACGCACACAGGAGAAAAACCGTTCAAATGTGAGATATGTGGTTCCGCATTTGCTTGGAACTCACATTTACAACACCACATAAAAACGCACACAGGAGAAAGACCGTTCAAATGTGAGATGTGTGATGCCGCATTTAGGCggaacaataatttaaaatatcacatGAGAACGCACACGGGAGAAAAGCCTTATAAATGTGTGATATGTGATGAGGCATTTGCAATGAAATCTACTTTATCCGTCCATATGCGATCGCACACAGGAGAAAAGCCGTTCAAGTGTGaaacatgtggtgctgctttTTCGCTCAAATTTCGTTTGCACAGCCACCTGCGATTGCACACAGGTgaaaagccatacaagtgtgagacgTGTGGTATTGCATATTCTTCTACACAATCATTGAAGAATCACATGGAAACTCACTCAGGAGCACACAAATGTGAGACATGTAATGCTACTTTCACAACAATGCCTACATTACTAGGGCATATGCGTACTCACACGGGTGAAAAGCCATATATATGTGAACTATGCGGCGCTAGCTTTGCACGAAAATATAATTTACGGGGTCACGTTAAAGCAACTCATTTAGGAGAGAAACCATTTAGTTGTGACATATGTAGTTCATCCTTTTCAAGGAAATATGATTTGCAAAAACACTCGCGTATTCACACAAAAGACAAACTATGAATGTGTGAGACATGTGGTGCTGCAAGGAATTATGCTGTACATAAACATATGCGAATTTGAGGTTCATTTATGAGGAATgtgcagggcttccattaagaaattgaaactggaagtatgaacttcatGTCTATcacttttggaagttttacactaaaaaatggaagtttaagtcttcataatataatatctttttcaactatttttcaacaaatatattaaaaatcgaataatttgcactttaagttatattattataattaattacttgaaaacacttaaactgattgaaattatgactataaaagtaaatattgacaaaaaggttttgttattttgaacttccaagctttcaactttggaagttttcttcaaaaatatggaagtttttgtacttccaaggaatctGAATTTGCCCATTCTTATCACCTTTCCCGTAGCATGCTTGATTGCAATCTTGATCTTTGACAATTCATTGTTATTGCATGGTTtcctttacaaatatttttgctGCCTTCATTTGTTTACTAGTATCTCTTACTTATCATTGGTAAATGTCActctttttttgaaaactattaAATTGTTACAAGGAATATGTTTCGTAATCAAAGGTTCTAAAAATGCCATACATATCCAAAACAGATTTATTACTAATCGTTTCataccatttttatttaaatgtatcttgTATGCTATTATTCATTAACATATATTCCgtattattcaaaacattttcaaaaccatatttatttaacagttttaagcGTTAGAAACCTAGTtaacattacttttatttacCTGTTACAATCACTTACAAAACTTGACATGTATACGTTCTATTTCTTTTGACCATTATTGTCCAAAATTTCACAggcataattcaatattgagcCAACAAAGGCATCAACTAAACGACCACATATTTTAGGTTTAAGGTCATATTATctgcatttatataaaatagttttcatagGCTCATAGCCTTAGAAGTTTTTCAAACCAAATGCTCTTGATTCAATTTGAAACTTCCAGCGTTATTTATTAAAGTACCTAAATCGTTGAAATTATCAACACCATCGATATTATGGTCATTTAAAGTCTAATGCACATTATcaatatgacatattttatattcgatgttttatttttaaacccaACTGTCATGCATTGCAATATAAGTAAGgttatttaaatggttttggaCTTCTTCGGGCGGTTTCCTTAAATGACCATATCTTCTGTAAATAGCATCAATTCCTTAGCC from Mya arenaria isolate MELC-2E11 chromosome 7, ASM2691426v1 carries:
- the LOC128240372 gene encoding zinc finger protein 253-like, whose protein sequence is MMERSSSNAKYVKRHLRGTLIYNFTFERTQEKNRLNVRYVMPHLLGTLIYDSTCERTQEKSHSNVRYVIRRLHCHLRTHMRTHTGEKPFKCEICGSAFAWNSHLQHHIKTHTGERPFKCEMCDAAFRRNNNLKYHMRTHTGEKPYKCVICDEAFAMKSTLSVHMRSHTGEKPFKCETCGAAFSLKFRLHSHLRLHTGEKPYKCETCGIAYSSTQSLKNHMETHSGAHKCETCNATFTTMPTLLGHMRTHTGEKPYICELCGASFARKYNLRGHVKATHLGEKPFSCDICSSSFSRKYDLQKHSRIHTKDKL